Proteins co-encoded in one Cynocephalus volans isolate mCynVol1 chromosome 11, mCynVol1.pri, whole genome shotgun sequence genomic window:
- the XIRP1 gene encoding xin actin-binding repeat-containing protein 1 isoform X2, whose protein sequence is MADTQMQVTPTPTIPMSTAEDLPLPPPPAMEDLPLPPSKESFSKFHQQRQASELRRLYRHIHPELRKNLAEAVAEDLAEVLGSEEPTEGDVQCMRWIFENWRLDAIGDHARPAAKERVPGGDVQATSRKFEEGSFANSIDREPAGPQPSRGDVRAARWLFETKPLDELTGQGEGLEATVREPAASGDVQGTRMLFETRPLDRLGSRPSIQEQSPLELRSEIQELKGDVKKTVKLFQTEPLCAIQDAEGAIHEVKAACREEIQSNAVRSARWLFETQPLDAINRDPSQVRVIRGISLEEVARPDVSATRWIFETQPLDAIREVLVDEKDFQPSPDLIPPGPDVQQQRHLFETRALDTLKGEEEAGTEAPPKEEVIPGDVHSTLWLFETKSLETPRDKVQVGHLQRVGPREGEGLIYEHLSSDGSSALPLSQSAPQRDGVKGDVKTFKNLFETLPLDSIGQGEPLAHGNVSRAEGTDSAGQSQGIGSPVYAMQDSKGHLHALTSVSREQIVGGDVQGYRWMFETQPLDRLGRSPSTIDVVRGITRQEMVAGDVGTARWLFETQPLEMIHRREQQEREEEEGKSQGGPRPETTPKGDVQTIRWLFETCPMSELAEKQRSEATDPTTKAEARSCTWMFKPQTLDRPEGSREQHLQVSQVQAGERETEGHVFETEPLQASGHPCGRGPVRYCSRVEIPSGQVSRQKEVFQALEAGKREEQGPRITPGPIPVGSVHKFTWLFENCPMGSLAAESIRGDNLQEEQPTSPSCNRELEKQETAAEETLRTLHATPGILHRGGILMEARGLGELCLAKYVLPGPGQGCPYIRKEELVSGELPRIIRQVLRRPDVDQQGLLVQEDPAGQLQLKPLRLPAPGSSGSIENMDPEFQQLLACSLGASVARTGLVMQETEQGLVALTAYSLQPRFTSRTPERSSVQLLASCIDKGDLSGLHSLRWEPPADASPVPASEGSRHQRLPPTESIIHVPPLDPSMRMAHVRGPGTTLCPPQTIGKAVPLAGEAAAPVQLENTKKHEDSHTGQKGMAALGKLGATAMPLEPGAPNLLAAMQSLQMATAEAQSLQQQVPNKHKEGPTPAATSMPEQDGRLQAPAMTTGTTQSNTRPVVGGDPRIPAAPRKLL, encoded by the exons ATGGCTGACACCCAGATGCAGGTGACCCCCACACCAACCATCCCGATGTCAACTGCAGAGGacctgcccctccctccaccccctgccaTGGAGGACCTGCCACTGCCACCCTCCAAGGAGTCCTTCTCCAAGTTCCACCAGCAGCGGCAAGCTAGTGAGCTCCGCCGTCTCTACAGGCACATCCACCCTGAGCTCCGCAAGAATCTGGCTGAGGCCGTGGCCGAGGATCTAGCCGAGGTCCTGGGCTCTGAGGAGCCCACCGAGGGTGACGTCCAGTGCATGCGCTGGATCTTTGAGAACTGGCGGCTGGATGCCATTGGAGATCATGCGAGGCCAGCTGCCAAGGAGCGTGTGCCAGGTGGCGATGTCCAGGCCACCTCCCGCAAGTTTGAGGAAGGTTCCTTTGCCAACAGCATAGACCGGGAGCCAGCCGGACCCCAGCCATCCAGAGGGGATGTTCGTGCAGCCCGCTGGCTCTTTGAGACGAAGCCATTGGATGAGCTGACAGGGCAGGGTGAAGGACTAGAGGCTACTGTAAGGGAGCCTGCAGCCAGTGGAGATGTACAGGGTACCAGGATGCTGTTTGAGACACGGCCACTGGACCGCCTGGGCTCCCGCCCCTCCATCCAGGAGCAAAGCCCCTTGGAGCTGCGGTCAGAGATCCAGGAGCTGAAGGGTGATGTGAAGAAGACAGTGAAGCTGTTCCAAACGGAGCCACTGTGTGCCATCCAGGATGCAGAGGGTGCCATCCATGAAGTCAAGGCTGCATGTCGGGAGGAGATCCAAAGCAATGCGGTGAGGTCTGCCCGCTGGCTCTTTGAGACCCAACCTCTGGACGCCATTAACCGGGACCCCAGCCAGGTGCGGGTGATCCGGGGGatctccctggaggaggtggccagACCTGATGTCAGCGCAACCCGCTGGATCTTTGAGACACAGCCCCTGGATGCCATCCGGGAGGTCTTGGTGGACGAGAAGGATTTCCAGCCATCCCCAGATCTTATCCCTCCTGGTCCGGATGTTCAGCAGCAGCGGCATCTGTTTGAGACCCGAGCTCTAGACACTctgaagggggaagaggaggctGGAACGGAGGCCCCACCCAAGGAAGAAGTGATCCCTGGTGATGTTCACTCTACCCTGTGGCTATTTGAGACAAAGTCCCTGGAAACTCCCAGAGACAAAGTCCAAGTGGGTCACCTGCAGCGGGTGGGTCCCCGGGAGGGTGAGGGGCTCATTTATGAGCATCTGTCCAGTGATGGCTCCTCAGCATTGCCCCTCTCTCAGAGTGCCCCCCAGAGGGACGGGGTGAAGGGGGATGTGAAGACCTTCAAGAACCTATTTGAGACCCTTCCCCTGGACAGCATTGGACAGGGTGAGCCTCTGGCCCATGGGAATGTGAGCAGAGCAGAAGGAACTGATTCTGCAGGGCAGTCCCAGGGCATAGGGTCCCCAGTATATGCCATGCAGGACAGCAAGGGCCACCTCCATGCCCTGACTTCTGTCAGCAGAGAGCAGATAGTTGGAGGTGACGTGCAGGGCTACAGGTGGATGTTTGAGACACAGCCCCTGGACCGACTGGGCCGAAGCCCCAGTACCATCGATGTGGTGAGGGGCATCACTCGGCAGGAAATGGTGGCCGGGGATGTTGGCACTGCTCGGTGGCTTTTTGAGACCCAGCCCCTAGAGATGATCCACCGGCGGGAGCAGCAGGAACGAGAGGAAGAAGAAGGGAAGAGTCAGGGAGGCCCTCGGCCTGAGACAACCCCAAAGGGCGATGTGCAGACCATCCGGTGGTTGTTCGAGACATGTCCAATGAGTGAGTTGGCGGAGAAGCAGAGGTCAGAAGCCACAGATCCCACAACCAAGGCTGAGGCACGGTCCTGCACCTGGATGTTCAAGCCCCAAACCCTGGATAGGCCAGAGGGCTCCAGGGAGCAGCACCTGCAGGTTAGCCAGGTCCAGGCtggggaaagagagacagagggacatgTCTTTGAGACTGAGCCTCTGCAGGCCTCAGGCCATCCCTGCGGAAGAGGGCCTGTGCGATACTGCAGCCGGGTGGAGATCCCTTCAGGGCAAGTATCTCGTCAGAAGGAGGTTTTCCAGGCCCTGGAGGCAGGCAAGAGGGAAGAGCAGGGGCCCAGGATAACCCCTGGGCCCATCCCTGTGGGTTCTGTGCACAAATTCACCTGGCTCTTTGAGAACTGCCCCATGGGCTCCCTGGCAGCTGAGAGCATCCGAGGGGACAACCTCCAGGAAGAGCAGCCCACAAGCCCCTCATGCAACAGGGAACTAGAGAAGCAGGAGACTGCAGCCGAGGAGACCCTGCGGACTCTACATGCCACACCTGGCATCCTGCATCGTGGAGGCATCCTCATGGAGGCCCGAGGGCTGGGAGAACTCTGCCTTGCCAAGTACGTGCTCCCAGGCCCAGGGCAGGGGTGCCCCTACATACGGAAGGAGGAGCTGGTGTCTGGAGAACTTCCCAGGATCATCCGTCAAGTGTTACGCCGGCCAGATGTGGACCAGCAGGGGCTGCTGGTGCAGGAGGACCCAGCTGGTCAGCTCCAGCTCAAGCCACTGAGACTGCCAGCTCCAGGCAGCAGCGGGAGTATTGAAAACATGGACCCCGAGTTCCAGCAGCTGCTGGCTTGCAGCCTTGGGGCCTCCGTGGCAAGAACAGGGCTGGTGATGCAGGAGACAGAGCAGGGCCTGGTTGCACTGACCGCCTACTCGCTACAGCCCCGGTTCACCAGCAGGACCCCCGAGAGGAGCAGTGTGCAGCTGCTGGCCAGCTGCATAGACAAAGGAGACCTGAGTGGCCTGCACAGTCTGCGGTGGGAGCCACCGGCTGACGCAAGTCCAGTGCCAGCCAGCGAGGGCTCCAGACACCAGAGGCTGCCCCCAACTGAGAGCATCATTCATGTTCCCCCACTGGACCCCAGCATGAGGATGGCGCATGTGAGAGGCCCAGGAACCACCCTCTGCCCACCTCAGACCATTGGAAAGGCAGTCCCTTTGGCTGGGGAAGCTGCAGCCCCAGTCCAACTGGAGAACACGAAAAAGCATGAAGACAGTCACACTGGACAGAAAGGGATGGCAGCCTTGGGAAAATTAGGAGCCACAGCTATGCCCCTGGAGCCGGGGGCCCCAAACCTCCTGGCCGCCATGCAGAGTCTGCAGATGGCAACAGCTGAGGCCCAAAGCCTGCAGCAGCAAGTTCCAAACAAGCACAAGGAGGGCCCCACCCCTGCAGCCACGTCCATGCCCGAGCAGGATGGTCGTCTGCAAGCACCAGCCATGACCACTGGGACTACCCAGAGCAACACCAGGCCTGTGGTTGGAGGTGACCCCAGGATCCCAGCAGCCCCCAGAAAG CTGCTGTGA
- the XIRP1 gene encoding xin actin-binding repeat-containing protein 1 isoform X1: MADTQMQVTPTPTIPMSTAEDLPLPPPPAMEDLPLPPSKESFSKFHQQRQASELRRLYRHIHPELRKNLAEAVAEDLAEVLGSEEPTEGDVQCMRWIFENWRLDAIGDHARPAAKERVPGGDVQATSRKFEEGSFANSIDREPAGPQPSRGDVRAARWLFETKPLDELTGQGEGLEATVREPAASGDVQGTRMLFETRPLDRLGSRPSIQEQSPLELRSEIQELKGDVKKTVKLFQTEPLCAIQDAEGAIHEVKAACREEIQSNAVRSARWLFETQPLDAINRDPSQVRVIRGISLEEVARPDVSATRWIFETQPLDAIREVLVDEKDFQPSPDLIPPGPDVQQQRHLFETRALDTLKGEEEAGTEAPPKEEVIPGDVHSTLWLFETKSLETPRDKVQVGHLQRVGPREGEGLIYEHLSSDGSSALPLSQSAPQRDGVKGDVKTFKNLFETLPLDSIGQGEPLAHGNVSRAEGTDSAGQSQGIGSPVYAMQDSKGHLHALTSVSREQIVGGDVQGYRWMFETQPLDRLGRSPSTIDVVRGITRQEMVAGDVGTARWLFETQPLEMIHRREQQEREEEEGKSQGGPRPETTPKGDVQTIRWLFETCPMSELAEKQRSEATDPTTKAEARSCTWMFKPQTLDRPEGSREQHLQVSQVQAGERETEGHVFETEPLQASGHPCGRGPVRYCSRVEIPSGQVSRQKEVFQALEAGKREEQGPRITPGPIPVGSVHKFTWLFENCPMGSLAAESIRGDNLQEEQPTSPSCNRELEKQETAAEETLRTLHATPGILHRGGILMEARGLGELCLAKYVLPGPGQGCPYIRKEELVSGELPRIIRQVLRRPDVDQQGLLVQEDPAGQLQLKPLRLPAPGSSGSIENMDPEFQQLLACSLGASVARTGLVMQETEQGLVALTAYSLQPRFTSRTPERSSVQLLASCIDKGDLSGLHSLRWEPPADASPVPASEGSRHQRLPPTESIIHVPPLDPSMRMAHVRGPGTTLCPPQTIGKAVPLAGEAAAPVQLENTKKHEDSHTGQKGMAALGKLGATAMPLEPGAPNLLAAMQSLQMATAEAQSLQQQVPNKHKEGPTPAATSMPEQDGRLQAPAMTTGTTQSNTRPVVGGDPRIPAAPRKVSGEEKALPRGLSGGWVMIQDGVYTAHPVRTFDPPVGVQPSEREPEPKGRETALSAQASSPPQQGPGQSLGPGQEVSGGCTQRTWGPPGKVMAEVCPGALQAAETTPKTAPLARHTLASGPQAAGVSLHSHNASVPPPPTLPAAVTGPDFSAQACHDEDSIQQASKPLQDPLLHSHSSPAGQRTSVGSQKKTPKLEPLMPPRKKPQLPPKPAHLTQIHPPQRLPKLSALSPSYSLELGQGEHKQGETNAAIPQPANVPPTASQSCIPLAGCPSGQSQPSPQHGLSTMAPRPTKSQASGSYAQSPEAPNLNTLNRNTSIPQQGPSPSREQPTEGSKQGAPESSDILQGSQQELQGILSQVQALEKEATSSVDVQALRRLFEVVPQLGGAAPLAPADPGKPEASMQQAFGELTRVSTEVARLKEQTLARLLDIEEAVHKALSSMSSLQPAANTRGHSQGPQKDHSAHKVSDTASSTARPNHSGQEVKDQPAVKSQAKVGCHPEVQSQAKVRNHTEAKGQAASAAPPTRGLETWREDLSLPRVLPSRRDSPSSPTFISIQSATRKTPKASSPNGSPDVSVKSTHLAQDLGQALLHQRGGQDKAGKEVTQCSGQPMPAPASISPLPTGRQKNVLELQTRPGGFQCYGATRTMTKQYEEVDQFRNTVLTSSTTVTEQAEPSRIPGPHLGLHASPLLRQFLHSPAGFSSALAEAEMVRVPCSHSQPADQ, from the coding sequence ATGGCTGACACCCAGATGCAGGTGACCCCCACACCAACCATCCCGATGTCAACTGCAGAGGacctgcccctccctccaccccctgccaTGGAGGACCTGCCACTGCCACCCTCCAAGGAGTCCTTCTCCAAGTTCCACCAGCAGCGGCAAGCTAGTGAGCTCCGCCGTCTCTACAGGCACATCCACCCTGAGCTCCGCAAGAATCTGGCTGAGGCCGTGGCCGAGGATCTAGCCGAGGTCCTGGGCTCTGAGGAGCCCACCGAGGGTGACGTCCAGTGCATGCGCTGGATCTTTGAGAACTGGCGGCTGGATGCCATTGGAGATCATGCGAGGCCAGCTGCCAAGGAGCGTGTGCCAGGTGGCGATGTCCAGGCCACCTCCCGCAAGTTTGAGGAAGGTTCCTTTGCCAACAGCATAGACCGGGAGCCAGCCGGACCCCAGCCATCCAGAGGGGATGTTCGTGCAGCCCGCTGGCTCTTTGAGACGAAGCCATTGGATGAGCTGACAGGGCAGGGTGAAGGACTAGAGGCTACTGTAAGGGAGCCTGCAGCCAGTGGAGATGTACAGGGTACCAGGATGCTGTTTGAGACACGGCCACTGGACCGCCTGGGCTCCCGCCCCTCCATCCAGGAGCAAAGCCCCTTGGAGCTGCGGTCAGAGATCCAGGAGCTGAAGGGTGATGTGAAGAAGACAGTGAAGCTGTTCCAAACGGAGCCACTGTGTGCCATCCAGGATGCAGAGGGTGCCATCCATGAAGTCAAGGCTGCATGTCGGGAGGAGATCCAAAGCAATGCGGTGAGGTCTGCCCGCTGGCTCTTTGAGACCCAACCTCTGGACGCCATTAACCGGGACCCCAGCCAGGTGCGGGTGATCCGGGGGatctccctggaggaggtggccagACCTGATGTCAGCGCAACCCGCTGGATCTTTGAGACACAGCCCCTGGATGCCATCCGGGAGGTCTTGGTGGACGAGAAGGATTTCCAGCCATCCCCAGATCTTATCCCTCCTGGTCCGGATGTTCAGCAGCAGCGGCATCTGTTTGAGACCCGAGCTCTAGACACTctgaagggggaagaggaggctGGAACGGAGGCCCCACCCAAGGAAGAAGTGATCCCTGGTGATGTTCACTCTACCCTGTGGCTATTTGAGACAAAGTCCCTGGAAACTCCCAGAGACAAAGTCCAAGTGGGTCACCTGCAGCGGGTGGGTCCCCGGGAGGGTGAGGGGCTCATTTATGAGCATCTGTCCAGTGATGGCTCCTCAGCATTGCCCCTCTCTCAGAGTGCCCCCCAGAGGGACGGGGTGAAGGGGGATGTGAAGACCTTCAAGAACCTATTTGAGACCCTTCCCCTGGACAGCATTGGACAGGGTGAGCCTCTGGCCCATGGGAATGTGAGCAGAGCAGAAGGAACTGATTCTGCAGGGCAGTCCCAGGGCATAGGGTCCCCAGTATATGCCATGCAGGACAGCAAGGGCCACCTCCATGCCCTGACTTCTGTCAGCAGAGAGCAGATAGTTGGAGGTGACGTGCAGGGCTACAGGTGGATGTTTGAGACACAGCCCCTGGACCGACTGGGCCGAAGCCCCAGTACCATCGATGTGGTGAGGGGCATCACTCGGCAGGAAATGGTGGCCGGGGATGTTGGCACTGCTCGGTGGCTTTTTGAGACCCAGCCCCTAGAGATGATCCACCGGCGGGAGCAGCAGGAACGAGAGGAAGAAGAAGGGAAGAGTCAGGGAGGCCCTCGGCCTGAGACAACCCCAAAGGGCGATGTGCAGACCATCCGGTGGTTGTTCGAGACATGTCCAATGAGTGAGTTGGCGGAGAAGCAGAGGTCAGAAGCCACAGATCCCACAACCAAGGCTGAGGCACGGTCCTGCACCTGGATGTTCAAGCCCCAAACCCTGGATAGGCCAGAGGGCTCCAGGGAGCAGCACCTGCAGGTTAGCCAGGTCCAGGCtggggaaagagagacagagggacatgTCTTTGAGACTGAGCCTCTGCAGGCCTCAGGCCATCCCTGCGGAAGAGGGCCTGTGCGATACTGCAGCCGGGTGGAGATCCCTTCAGGGCAAGTATCTCGTCAGAAGGAGGTTTTCCAGGCCCTGGAGGCAGGCAAGAGGGAAGAGCAGGGGCCCAGGATAACCCCTGGGCCCATCCCTGTGGGTTCTGTGCACAAATTCACCTGGCTCTTTGAGAACTGCCCCATGGGCTCCCTGGCAGCTGAGAGCATCCGAGGGGACAACCTCCAGGAAGAGCAGCCCACAAGCCCCTCATGCAACAGGGAACTAGAGAAGCAGGAGACTGCAGCCGAGGAGACCCTGCGGACTCTACATGCCACACCTGGCATCCTGCATCGTGGAGGCATCCTCATGGAGGCCCGAGGGCTGGGAGAACTCTGCCTTGCCAAGTACGTGCTCCCAGGCCCAGGGCAGGGGTGCCCCTACATACGGAAGGAGGAGCTGGTGTCTGGAGAACTTCCCAGGATCATCCGTCAAGTGTTACGCCGGCCAGATGTGGACCAGCAGGGGCTGCTGGTGCAGGAGGACCCAGCTGGTCAGCTCCAGCTCAAGCCACTGAGACTGCCAGCTCCAGGCAGCAGCGGGAGTATTGAAAACATGGACCCCGAGTTCCAGCAGCTGCTGGCTTGCAGCCTTGGGGCCTCCGTGGCAAGAACAGGGCTGGTGATGCAGGAGACAGAGCAGGGCCTGGTTGCACTGACCGCCTACTCGCTACAGCCCCGGTTCACCAGCAGGACCCCCGAGAGGAGCAGTGTGCAGCTGCTGGCCAGCTGCATAGACAAAGGAGACCTGAGTGGCCTGCACAGTCTGCGGTGGGAGCCACCGGCTGACGCAAGTCCAGTGCCAGCCAGCGAGGGCTCCAGACACCAGAGGCTGCCCCCAACTGAGAGCATCATTCATGTTCCCCCACTGGACCCCAGCATGAGGATGGCGCATGTGAGAGGCCCAGGAACCACCCTCTGCCCACCTCAGACCATTGGAAAGGCAGTCCCTTTGGCTGGGGAAGCTGCAGCCCCAGTCCAACTGGAGAACACGAAAAAGCATGAAGACAGTCACACTGGACAGAAAGGGATGGCAGCCTTGGGAAAATTAGGAGCCACAGCTATGCCCCTGGAGCCGGGGGCCCCAAACCTCCTGGCCGCCATGCAGAGTCTGCAGATGGCAACAGCTGAGGCCCAAAGCCTGCAGCAGCAAGTTCCAAACAAGCACAAGGAGGGCCCCACCCCTGCAGCCACGTCCATGCCCGAGCAGGATGGTCGTCTGCAAGCACCAGCCATGACCACTGGGACTACCCAGAGCAACACCAGGCCTGTGGTTGGAGGTGACCCCAGGATCCCAGCAGCCCCCAGAAAGGTCAGTGGGGAAGAGAAAGCTCTGCCCAGAGGGCTGTCTGGTGGGTGGGTGATGATTCAGGATGGCGTCTACACTGCTCACCCTGTGAGGACATTTGACCCACCAGTGGGTGTCCAGCCTTCTGAGAGGGAACCTGAGCCAAAGGGCAGGGAGACTGCCCTCTCAGCCCAGGCTTCCAGCCCACCCCAGCAAGGCCCAGGTCAGAGTCTTGGGCCAGGGCAGGAAGTGTCTGGGGGCTGCACACAGAGAACCTGGGGACCTCCAGGGAAAGTGATGGCAGAAGTCTGCCCAGGGGCCCTCCAAGCTGCAGAGACCACCCCAAAGACTGCCCCTTTAGCCCGCCACACTCTGGCCTCTGGGCCCCAGGCTGCAGGTGTCAGCCTGCACTCCCATAATGCCTCTGTTCCTCCCCCTCCTACTCTCCCAGCTGCTGTGACAGGACCTGACTTCTCAGCCCAAGCCTGCCATGATGAGGACTCCATCCAGCAAGCCTCCAAGCCCCTGCAGGACCCCCTTCTTCACTCCCACAGCAGCCCTGCTGGCCAGAGAACCTCTGTGGGGTCACAGAAAAAGACCCCAAAACTGGAGCCCCTCATGCCCCCAAGGAAGAAGCCCCAGCTGCCCCCCAAACCTGCACACCTAACCCAGATCCACCCTCCTCAGAGGCTGCCCAAGCTCTCAGCTCTATCTCCTAGCTACTCCTTGGAGCTGGGGCAAGGAGAACACAAACAAGGTGAGACAAATGCAGCCATCCCTCAGCCAGCCAATGTTCCCCCCACTGCAAGTCAGAGCTGCATACCTCTAGCTGGATGCCCTAGTGGACAGAGCCAGCCCAGCCCCCAACATGGCCTCAGCACAATGGCTCCCAGGCCCACCAAGAGTCAGGCTTCAGGCAGCTATGCCCAGAGCCCTGAGGCCCCCAATCTCAACACTCTCAACCGTAACACCAGCATACCACAGCAGGGCCCCAGCCCCTCCAGAGAACAGCCCACAGAAGGTTCCAAGCAGGGGGCTCCTGAGAGCTCTGACATTCTGCAGGGAAGTCAGCAAGAGCTCCAGGGCATCCTGAGCCAGGTGCAAGCCCTGGAAAAGGAGGCCACCAGCAGTGTGGATGTACAGGCCCTACGGAGGCTCTTTGAGGTTGTGCCCCAGTTGGGAGGGGCTGCCCCTCTAGCTCCTGCTGACCCTGGCAAGCCCGAGGCCTCCATGCAACAGGCCTTTGGGGAACTGACGAGGGTCAGCACAGAAGTTGCCCGGCTGAAGGAACAGACCCTGGCCAGGCTGCTGGACATTGAAGAGGCTGTGCACAAAGCCCTCAGCTCCATGTCTAGCCTCCAACCTGCAGCAAACACCAGGGGCCATTCCCAGGGACCCCAAAAGGACCACAGTGCCCACAAGGTCAGTGACACAGCCAGCAGTACAGCAAGGCCTAATCACTCAGGCCAGGAGGTCAAGGATCAACCTGCAGTCAAGAGCCAAGCCAAGGTTGGATGCCATCCCGAGGTCCAGAGTCAAGCCAAGGTCAGAAATCACACAGAGGCCAAAGGTCAAGCAGCCTCAGCTGCCCCTCCCACCAGAGGGCTGGAGACATGGAGAGAAGATTTAAGCCTCCCTCGAGTCTTGCCTTCCAGGAGAGATTCACCATCCTCCCCTACCTTCATCTCCATCCAGTCAGCCACAAGGAAGACTCCTAAGGCTTCCAGCCCTAATGGCAGCCCTGATGTCTCAGTGAAAAGCACacacctggctcaggacctgggCCAGGCCCTGCTTCACCAGAGAGGTGGTCAGGACAAGGCTGGGAAGGAGGTCACCCAGTGCTCTGGACAGCCCATGCCTGCCCCTGCCTCAATCAGTCCCCTGCCCACAGGGCGGCAAAAGAATGTTCTGGAGCTGCAGACTAGGCCAGGTGGTTTCCAGTGCTATGGAGCCACAAGAACTATGACCAAGCAGTATGAGGAGGTGGACCAGTTCAGGAACACAGTCCTCACGTCCTCCACCACAGTCACAGAGCAAGCAGAGCCTTCCAGGATCCCAGGCCCCCACCTCGGGCTCCATGCTTCCCCCTTGCTGAGGCAGTTCCTGCACAGCCCAGCTGGGTTCAGCAGTGCCCTGGCAGAAGCTGAGATGGTGCGGGTGCCCTGCAGCCACTCTCAGCCAGCTGACCAGTGA